TTTCCGGGCAGACCATTGTCGACTTTCGACTGGGTTACGCGCCCGACCATCCAACGACCTTGGTGTCATTCCTGTCGCGGCGCGGCTTTGAACCAACCTTGTTGGTCGAAGCGGGTTTGGCAGTTCAGATTGGCGACAAGGTGGTCGATCGATTTCGCGATCGCGTGATCATCCCCATCTTTGATGCGCAAGGAGCGGTGATTGCCTTTGGTGGTCGTGTGTTGCAGCCGGATAAGAAGCCCAAGTACCTGAATTCGCCGGAAACCCCGTTGTTCAAAAAGGGGCAGGTGTTGTTTCAGTACCACCGCGCCCGGCGGGAAATTCGCAAGTCGCAGACAGCCGTCCTGCTGGAGGGGTACATGGATGTCATGTCTGCCTGGCAGGCTGGTTTGCACAACTGTGTCGCCAGTCTGGGAACGTCCTTTTCGGAAGAACATGCGCTGCTGTTAAAGCGCAGTGCAGAGCGTCTTGTCATTGCGTACGACGGGGATGATGCCGGCAGGAAAGCAGCTCGCCGCGCGCTCGAAGTTGCTGAACCCGTCGGGTTGGATGTACGGGTTTTGTTATTTCCAGCGGGCGTCGACCCAGACGAGTTTGTTCAGGCGCACGGGGCGGAAGCGTTTGTCCGATACGTCGAGGCGGGGGCCCGGTCGCCGGTCGAATTCCTCATTGAGGAAGCCCGCGCGCGTGCGAATTTATCAACGTCGGTTGGACGAACCGACTTCATTCGGGAAGCCTTGCATATCCTGGCATCACGGGGCACACCGATTGAGCAGGAAGCAGCGGTCAAACGTCTGGCGAATGAGTTTGAGGTTTCCGTGTCAACCCTGATGGAAGAATTGGCGCTGATTTCAAAGCAGGTGAGCAAAGAGCGCCGCGTGAAGCGGCGGTCGGAACCCTTGCCGCGAACGCCGGTTCGTGTGGTCAACGGAGCCGTTCGGGCTGGCGAACGAATCCTGCAAGGGCTGTTTACGGACCCGCAAGCGTTTCATACCTTGATGGAACGTGGCGTGGATGAACTCGCCACGGAAGAACAAACGGCGTTGTTGGCCTTGTTTTACAGTTTTCGTGCCGAACATCCCGATGGGGATGCGGCGGCGTTCATTGATCAACTGGATGATCCGCAGCTGCGAGGGTATGCATCCTCGTTGTTGATAGATGCAATGCCTGAATTTCATGCCGACGTTCTCGAAGATTACCTTCGGACGATTCGGCTGCATCAATTGCAGGCGCAGTTATTGATGTATGCCAAACAGAGCGATGAGGCAAGACGACAGGGT
Above is a genomic segment from Alicyclobacillus cycloheptanicus containing:
- the dnaG gene encoding DNA primase — encoded protein: MARIDDSFVEEVRRRTDIVDVISEYVQLRRSGRSFIGLCPFHNERTPSFSVSADRQMYYCFGCGAGGTVIRFLMDIEGLAFQDAIVRLAERANLSVPFTVPEQESKGSSRIQRMKEAHELASKLFNYILMNTDAGVQALSYVKRRGFSGQTIVDFRLGYAPDHPTTLVSFLSRRGFEPTLLVEAGLAVQIGDKVVDRFRDRVIIPIFDAQGAVIAFGGRVLQPDKKPKYLNSPETPLFKKGQVLFQYHRARREIRKSQTAVLLEGYMDVMSAWQAGLHNCVASLGTSFSEEHALLLKRSAERLVIAYDGDDAGRKAARRALEVAEPVGLDVRVLLFPAGVDPDEFVQAHGAEAFVRYVEAGARSPVEFLIEEARARANLSTSVGRTDFIREALHILASRGTPIEQEAAVKRLANEFEVSVSTLMEELALISKQVSKERRVKRRSEPLPRTPVRVVNGAVRAGERILQGLFTDPQAFHTLMERGVDELATEEQTALLALFYSFRAEHPDGDAAAFIDQLDDPQLRGYASSLLIDAMPEFHADVLEDYLRTIRLHQLQAQLLMYAKQSDEARRQGDESTAEALGAQVEACKSAIAQLKSPHSV